Proteins encoded within one genomic window of Paramisgurnus dabryanus chromosome 13, PD_genome_1.1, whole genome shotgun sequence:
- the stk31 gene encoding serine/threonine-protein kinase 31 yields the protein MDQSEIQPEKMELVIVTHVVDAITFWAQNVTDKASEMIDAVLLEKCPTAPILMGRPTAQKVYGARYSEDKCWYRCTVQQQTDDKFYILYIDYGNMEIVSRSELVELPEDLQTPGFAKKYKFWGFHVSSEEETLLSQGKSFLQNIIHGKKLRVHKKSVCFDGTILVEAFQGNLDIGEELLKFKFAKVNLPGNREISIPPVNLQEHTGLWPARSPSREFETLGSPLGCMPKLRPIFSDQKPQIIKEQKTTIALQPVEKLNIAQEHKEINSPKATSQQNAHETEQRLNETNSELQRMREVIKEKEMEIMKLKEEGCAIQQHATLLGQQLEEARLELQTVKLSCVEIKKIEHNHPSTFADKITQLAKKVDSLRKLRESHSCPNAEDHLLESITVIMNCRISMPLSSQKLELAWKDYEQALENLKACQTIGEIKHLVNMRDEARAALLTAVDDFQQEVDRLTIKARWERLKEIESSLTALFSSVSPEEQMNEHSFEKFCEWKRAKFMKIKNVQKATDDALLAVSNWAARLSKFVCLMEKISGDDVADGAYEILMNADAAVGVELNVAFAEQENQERKILFNAVHKAMQDIRKEQSLLEDIRQKYELNTNFKQEAQQWQSSPPKLDELLAVKKHIRSLRSQLRWKLVEVSCLEEAEELDLPEILKKKEEITETRNALFREISHEKKEYLMLCDLVNGGFPELPMLYPDADINSYMSSAGLLMKSLDRDMFDAEPMKELSGRRPLLSTDFQGQKVVLKCYTVDEESEEKMLKQAAEYHTAQQENPSTAVPLLALFCGKSDPLAYVMVPHYSNANLRAIQKSSPLSSSEIVKVMRGVALGLQSLHAASVTHASLHPNNVFVTGREKGIVGDYDFTKTPEQRATDSGMVAGSISLVAPELRHGHPPSPATDMYAFGGIMLWLHVPDFNATLESDNQNLVFTGLHLDDNLQKLLTKLLNSSGGLSAPETLKDDYFLSAAV from the exons ATGGATCAGTCGGAGATTCAGCCTGAAAAAA TGGAGCTGGTTATTGTCACCCATGTTGTGGATGCCATCACGTTTTGGGCTCAG AATGTGACAGACAAAGCAAGTGAGATGATAGATGCTGTGCTGTTAGAGAAATGCCCCACTGCCCCCATACTGATGGGTAGACCAACTGCACAAAAG GTTTATGGGGCACGGTATTCAGAGGACAAGTGCTGGTACAGATGCACAGTGCAACAGCAAACAGATGACAAG TTCTACATTCTGTACATTGATTATGGAAATATGGAGATTGTTAGCCGATCAGAATTAGTTGAACTTCCAGAAGACTTACAGACACCAGGATTTGCCAAAAAATACAAGTTCTGGGGTTTCCATGTGTCAAGCGAAGAGGAAACTCTTTTATCACAG GGGAAGTCTTTCCTCCAAAATATCATTCACGGAAAAAAGTTACGTGTCCATAAAAAGTCAGTTTGCTTTGATGGAACCATACTGGTTGAAGCCTTCCAGGGGAATCTTGATATTGGTGAGGAGCTGTTGAAATTTAAGTTTGCCAAAGTAAACCTCCCAGGCAATCGGGAGATTTCCATCCCCCCAGTAAACCTGCAAGAGCACACCGGACTATGGCCCGCCAGGAGCCCTTCAAGGGAATTTGAGACACTTGGGTCCCCACTGGGATGCATGCCCAAATTACGCCCAATATTCTCAGACCAGAAGCCTCAAATCATAAA GGAACAGAAAACCACAATTGCTCTCCAGCCTGTGGAGAAACTGAATATCGCACAGGAACATAAAGAAATCAACTCTCCAAAGGCAACATCACAGCAAAACGCTCATGAAACTGAACAGAGACTAAATGAGACCAACTCTGAACTCCAG AGGATgagagaggtgataaaagagaaggAGATGGAGATCATGAAGCTAAAGGAAGAAGGATGTGCCATCCAGCAGCACGCAACTCTCCTGGGACAACAGCTAGAGGAGGCCAGACTGGAGCTCCAG ACAGTGAAGTTGAGTTGTGTGGAGATAAAAAAGATTGAACATAATCATCCTTCAACATTTGCAGACAAAATTACCCAGCTGGCAAAAAAAGTGGATTCGTTGAGGAAACTAAG GGAGAGTCATTCATGTCCCAATGCTGAGGATCACCTTCTTGAATCCATCACCGTCATCATGAATTGCAGGATCTCAATGCCTCTGAGCTCACAGAAGCTTGAACTAGCGTGGAAAGATTATGAGCAAGCCCTAGAGAATCTAAAAGCCTGTCAAACC ATTGGGGAAATTAAGCATTTGGTGAACATGAGAGATGAAGCACGTGCTGCTCTCTTAACTGCTGTGGATGACTTCCAGCAGGAGGTGGACAGGCTGACTATCAAGGCAAGATGGGAGAGACTGAAG GAAATTGAGTCATCGTTGACCGCTCTGTTTAGTTCAGTTTCGCCGGAGGAGCAGATGAACGAACACTCTTTTGAGAAGTTCTGTGAGTGGAAGAGGGCAAAATTCATGAAAATCAAAAATGTGCAAAAAGCTACTGATGATGCTCTGCTGGCTGTTAGCAACTGGGCAGCCAGGCTTAGCAAG tttGTATGTTTGATGGAGAAAATTTCTGGAGATGATGTCGCTGATGGTGCATATGAGATCCTCATGAATGCTGACGCTGCTGTGGGTGTAGAACTCAACGTTGCTTTCGCC GAACAGGAGAACCAGGAGAGAAAAATTTTGTTTAATGCCGTTCACAAAGCCATGCAGGACATTCGAAAAGAACAAAGTTTGTTAGAGGACATCAGGCAGAAGTATGAACTCAACACAAAT TTTAAGCAGGAGGCGCAGCAATGGCAGAGCAGTCCTCCTAAATTAGATGAGCTGCTTGCAGTGAAGAAGCACATCCGGAGCTTGAGATCTCAGCTCCGGTGGAAACTGGTGGAGGTCAGCTGTCTGGAGGAG GCAGAAGAACTAGACCTGCCAGAGATCCTGAAGAAGAAGGAGGAGATCACTGAGACGAGGAACGCTCTCTTTCGAGAAATCAGCCATGAGAAGAAGgaatat TTAATGCTGTGTGATCTGGTGAACGGAGGTTTTCCTGAGCTACCAATGTTGTACCCTGATGCAGATATCAACAGCTACATG AGCTCTGCAGGGCTGTTAATGAAGAGCTTGGACAGAGACATGTTTGATGCAGAGCCAATGAAAGAGCTGAGTGGGAGGAGACCTCTTTTGAGCACAGACTTCCAGGGACAGAAAGTTGTCCTAAAG TGTTACACAGTGGATGAAGAGTCGGAGGAGAAGATGCTTAAACAAGCTGCCGAGTATCACACAGCTCAGCAGGAGAATCCTTCCACAGCGGTGCCTCTTTTGGCACTGTTTTGCGGCAAA TCTGATCCACTGGCGTACGTTATGGTCCCACACTATTCTAATGCAAACCTCAGAGCCATTCAGAAATCTTCCCCACTGTCCTCTTCT GAGATTGTGAAGGTGATGAGAGGCGTAGCTCTGGGTCTACAGAGTCTCCATGCTGCATCTGTCACTCATGCATCTCTACATCCCAACAACGTGTTTGTCACTGGTCGAGAGAAAGGCATTGTGGGGGATTATGATTTCACAAAGACACCT GAGCAGAGGGCAACTGACAGTGGAATGGTGGCTGGATCCATCAGTCTGGTTGCTCCAGAGTTGAGGCACGGTCATCCACCTTCCCCAGCCACTGACATGTATGCGTTTGGAGGCATCATGCTCTGG CTGCATGTTCCAGACTTTAATGCAACACTAGAGAGTGACAATCAAAATCTAGTATTCACTGGATTGCATCTG GATGACAACTTGCAAAAGCTTCTCACAAAGCTATTGAATTCTTCTGGAGGACTTTCTGCTCCTGAGACCTTAAAGGATGACTACTTTCTGTCAGCCGCTGTTTAA